CATGTTGACCCTCTCGACGAAGAGGAACATGCGGAGGTGCGGCATAACGGAGGCCGCCCGGGAGGCCGGGGGAGAGGTGGTCGTCTTCGAGGACTACGGCTGGGTCGAGGTGCCGCTTAAGGGGGCCAGGTACGTGGAGAGCGCCTACGTTACCGAGTGGCTCTATAAGGCGGATATCATAGTCAACCTGCCAGTAATAAAGACACATAAATCGGCCAGTTACACCATATCCCTGAAGAACTTTATAGGTTGCACGCACCTTAAGCAGCGGCCCTATCTGGTGGACTCATCCCACTGGGAGGAACTCGTAAGCGAGTTCAACCTGGCTTACGCTCCGGAGCTTAATATAGTGGACGGTACGGTCTCCATGGTGGAGGGCGGGCCGTGGGAGGGGACCCCGGCCGACACCAATATTATAGTGGCCAGCGGCGACCGGGTGGCCGCCGATATCGTGGGGCTCGGCGTGATAAAGTCTTTCGGCAAGTGGCCGAAGGTTGTGGATAAGGACGTCTGGGCCCAGAAGCAGATAAAGCGGGCTATAGAACTCGGGGTCGGCAGGGGGAGGGAGGAGATAAGTATGATTACGGGTGAGGGGGACGAGAGCTTTACCGGACTCATGGAGAAGGTCAGGGCGGAGACGGGGCTATGAGCGAACTCACGCCGGATAAAGAGGGCCGCGGGAAGTACTTCATATACGGAGGCGTCTTTCTGCTTGTCACCTTCTTTCTCCTCCTTGACGTCCTGGTGGGTACGCTCTCATGGGGGGAGCTGCCCGCGATGCTTCTGGCCCTTGCGGCCCTCATCGCGCTGTTCGAGGTCGTCTCCCGGCTCTGGAAGTAGGAAGACGGAAAATGGAAATAAAGAAAAATGGAAGAAAGGGAAAAAAACCTTGAGCAACGCCTGATTCTGTAATAACC
This genomic interval from Thermodesulfobacteriota bacterium contains the following:
- a CDS encoding DUF362 domain-containing protein → MLSRRLLLKVLAAGGALLTLRHSSAMADVFFKPKEKKEPRGEANLFTRGGKALVGVSGRGTPEEMVREAVSLIGGFGKLGLKGKTVLVKPNVVSGEPHPSTTNPEVVGAVVRILYEEGAAKVYVGDMSAMLTLSTKRNMRRCGITEAAREAGGEVVVFEDYGWVEVPLKGARYVESAYVTEWLYKADIIVNLPVIKTHKSASYTISLKNFIGCTHLKQRPYLVDSSHWEELVSEFNLAYAPELNIVDGTVSMVEGGPWEGTPADTNIIVASGDRVAADIVGLGVIKSFGKWPKVVDKDVWAQKQIKRAIELGVGRGREEISMITGEGDESFTGLMEKVRAETGL